A portion of the Streptomyces platensis genome contains these proteins:
- the ehuB gene encoding ectoine/hydroxyectoine ABC transporter substrate-binding protein EhuB, with protein MAPPQENTKMIKRKLTSGIRRRSLLAGVAALGASGAMGAVTGCSQVDVSGATGGGHLLEDLRKKGTVRMGIASEPPYASINSKGELTGEAPAVAKTIFRRLGIKNFEPVPVEFGALVPGLHSFQYDVIVAGMFINKARCAAVLFSDPDYESKDAFLVRKGNPDDIHSYADIAKGKYRMGSGIGYAEIDYAVGNGVKKDAIQTYGDQIAGMEALEAGRIDVFAGTALTMIEALKTGGHPKVQMTSPFTPEVDGKPQRDGGGYGFRLGETKLRDAFNNELQKMKKSGELLRIAKPYGFTKEFMTDLTAKELCKK; from the coding sequence CGCCGCTCGCTGCTCGCGGGGGTAGCGGCGCTCGGCGCATCGGGTGCGATGGGAGCGGTCACGGGCTGCTCCCAGGTCGATGTCTCGGGCGCGACCGGCGGCGGACATCTCCTCGAGGATCTGCGGAAAAAGGGCACCGTCCGCATGGGCATCGCCAGCGAACCGCCCTACGCCTCGATCAACAGCAAGGGCGAGCTGACCGGCGAGGCCCCGGCCGTCGCCAAGACGATCTTCCGGCGGCTGGGGATCAAGAATTTCGAGCCGGTGCCGGTCGAATTCGGTGCACTGGTGCCGGGTCTGCATTCCTTCCAGTACGACGTGATCGTTGCGGGCATGTTCATCAACAAGGCCCGCTGTGCGGCCGTCCTCTTCTCCGACCCGGATTACGAGAGCAAGGACGCCTTCCTCGTACGAAAGGGAAACCCGGACGACATCCACTCCTATGCGGACATCGCCAAGGGGAAATACCGGATGGGTTCCGGCATCGGCTATGCCGAGATCGACTACGCGGTCGGCAATGGCGTCAAGAAGGACGCCATCCAGACCTACGGTGACCAGATCGCCGGGATGGAGGCCCTGGAAGCGGGCCGTATCGATGTCTTCGCCGGCACCGCGCTGACCATGATCGAGGCGCTGAAGACCGGTGGGCACCCCAAGGTGCAGATGACCAGTCCGTTCACGCCGGAGGTCGACGGGAAACCCCAGCGGGACGGCGGCGGTTACGGCTTCCGGCTGGGCGAGACCAAGCTCCGCGACGCCTTCAACAACGAGCTGCAGAAGATGAAGAAGAGCGGCGAACTCCTGCGTATCGCCAAGCCGTACGGCTTCACCAAGGAGTTCATGACCGACCTCACGGCGAAGGAGCTCTGTAAAAAGTGA
- a CDS encoding IclR family transcriptional regulator: MALKPEPTAPFHSVQYALRVLETVSRHAEGVTDAQIARETGLSPGHLGHMLAMLRREGYVEQVTDGAYVIGDSLLLLGSGGDRDQALRDKLQRTLDQLRDSVGAAVYISRYIDGEVKILHYADGPLAPKVNEWAEFHRTAHASAVGKCLLAQLDHDGRKDHLSRHKTARLTSRTITNEKVLFHKLDSQPPTVPVLDLQEYAVGTVCAAVPITAGATVGCLALSMPLEHAHRLRQAADTLNRQAAPVLLSLAI; encoded by the coding sequence GTGGCGCTGAAGCCCGAGCCGACCGCGCCGTTCCATTCGGTGCAGTACGCCCTTCGCGTGCTCGAAACGGTCTCCAGGCACGCCGAGGGCGTGACCGATGCGCAGATCGCCCGCGAGACGGGCCTGTCCCCGGGCCACCTCGGCCACATGCTGGCGATGCTCCGGCGCGAGGGCTATGTCGAGCAGGTCACCGACGGCGCGTATGTCATCGGCGACTCGCTCCTGCTCCTCGGCTCGGGCGGCGACCGCGACCAGGCACTGCGCGACAAGCTCCAGCGCACCCTCGACCAGCTGCGCGACTCGGTCGGCGCGGCGGTCTACATCAGCCGGTACATCGACGGCGAGGTGAAGATCCTCCACTACGCCGACGGACCGCTGGCCCCCAAGGTCAACGAGTGGGCCGAATTCCACCGCACGGCGCACGCCAGCGCGGTCGGCAAGTGCCTGCTCGCGCAGCTCGACCACGACGGCCGCAAGGACCACCTCTCCCGCCACAAGACCGCCCGGCTCACCTCGCGGACGATCACCAACGAGAAGGTCCTGTTCCACAAGCTCGACAGCCAGCCGCCCACGGTCCCCGTTCTCGATCTCCAGGAGTACGCCGTGGGCACGGTCTGCGCGGCGGTCCCGATCACCGCCGGTGCGACGGTCGGCTGCCTCGCACTGTCGATGCCGCTCGAACACGCCCACCGGCTGCGCCAGGCGGCCGACACCCTCAACCGCCAGGCCGCCCCGGTCCTGCTGTCCCTGGCGATCTGA
- the ehuD gene encoding ectoine/hydroxyectoine ABC transporter permease subunit EhuD: MPEILKGLWITIQATFYGSLVSFALGLVWAMALRSRSRWVTWPVSVFVEFVRNTPLLVQLFFLFFVLPGWGLTFAPLTTGVIGLGLHYSTYTSEVYRAGIDGVPPGQWEAATALNLPRRRTWIAVILPQAFRRVVPALGNYVIAMFKDTPLLAGITVADMLFQANSISATTFDYLEPITVVGILFVVISYPTSLLLRALERRLVR, from the coding sequence ATGCCCGAGATCCTCAAAGGGCTGTGGATCACCATCCAGGCGACCTTCTACGGCTCGCTGGTGTCCTTCGCGCTCGGGCTGGTCTGGGCGATGGCCCTGCGTTCGCGGAGCCGCTGGGTGACCTGGCCGGTCAGCGTCTTCGTCGAGTTCGTCCGCAACACCCCGCTGCTGGTGCAGCTGTTCTTCCTGTTCTTCGTGCTGCCCGGCTGGGGGCTCACCTTCGCGCCGCTGACCACCGGCGTCATCGGCCTGGGCCTGCACTACTCGACGTACACCTCCGAGGTCTACCGCGCCGGTATCGACGGTGTGCCGCCCGGCCAGTGGGAGGCCGCCACGGCGCTGAACCTGCCGCGCCGGCGCACCTGGATCGCGGTGATCCTGCCGCAGGCGTTCCGCCGGGTGGTGCCCGCGCTCGGCAACTACGTCATCGCGATGTTCAAGGACACGCCGCTGCTGGCCGGTATCACCGTCGCCGACATGCTCTTCCAGGCGAACAGCATCAGCGCCACCACCTTCGACTACCTGGAGCCGATCACCGTCGTCGGCATCCTCTTCGTGGTCATCTCCTACCCCACTTCTCTCCTCCTGCGAGCCCTGGAGCGTCGTCTTGTCCGCTGA
- the ehuC gene encoding ectoine/hydroxyectoine ABC transporter permease subunit EhuC: MTGALWELFFEGLWITIQLMVYSAALAAVVAFGIGLSRTSRFWIVRFLSGVYVEFFRGTSALVLMFWLFFALPLLGWQLVGIWAGTLALGLSYGAYGSEVVRGALQAVAPAQREAAIALSFSPWQRLRKVILPQAVPEMMPPFNNLLIELLKGTALASLLSIGELTFQAKLARLSTGQSAEIYGIILVLYFAVAFVMTRIMRVLERRAKASVGRSVPKGEGWFSRKLPVEKQGPEALATGGKP, encoded by the coding sequence GTGACCGGCGCGCTGTGGGAACTGTTCTTCGAAGGGCTGTGGATCACCATCCAGCTGATGGTCTACAGCGCCGCCCTGGCCGCTGTCGTCGCCTTCGGCATCGGCCTGTCACGCACCTCGCGGTTCTGGATCGTGCGCTTCCTGTCGGGTGTCTATGTGGAGTTCTTCCGCGGCACCTCGGCACTGGTCCTGATGTTCTGGCTGTTCTTCGCGCTGCCGCTGCTGGGCTGGCAGCTGGTCGGCATCTGGGCGGGCACCCTGGCGCTGGGCCTGTCGTACGGCGCGTACGGCTCCGAGGTCGTCCGCGGTGCGCTCCAGGCGGTGGCCCCCGCCCAGCGGGAGGCGGCCATCGCGCTGAGCTTCTCGCCCTGGCAGCGGCTGCGGAAGGTGATCCTGCCGCAGGCCGTCCCCGAGATGATGCCGCCGTTCAACAACCTGCTGATCGAGCTGCTCAAGGGCACCGCGCTGGCGTCGCTGCTGTCCATCGGTGAACTCACCTTCCAGGCCAAGCTGGCCCGGCTGTCGACCGGACAGAGCGCCGAGATCTACGGAATCATCCTCGTCCTGTACTTCGCGGTCGCGTTCGTGATGACCCGGATCATGCGGGTGCTGGAGCGCCGCGCCAAGGCTTCGGTCGGCCGGTCGGTACCCAAGGGTGAGGGCTGGTTCTCCCGCAAACTGCCCGTCGAGAAGCAGGGCCCCGAGGCACTGGCCACCGGAGGAAAGCCGTGA
- the ehuA gene encoding ectoine/hydroxyectoine ABC transporter ATP-binding protein EhuA: protein MSADSTPSKETANPAVDGAELIRFDHVTKRFGTNTVLDSLDFTVSSGKHVTLIGPSGSGKTTILRLLMTLLKPDEGTIKVGGAYLTHEEKGGKLVPAGEKHIREVRKNIGMVFQQFNLFPNMKVLRNITEAPVHVLGMEKDAAEERARELLDLVGLTEHLDKYPTQLSGGQQQRVAIARALAMRPQVLLLDEVTSALDPELVAGVLDVLRDIAHTTDITMLCVTHEMNFARDISDDVLMFDAGRVIESGSPEKIFTEPEHERTREFLSAVL from the coding sequence TTGTCCGCTGACAGCACCCCCTCGAAAGAAACGGCCAACCCGGCGGTGGACGGAGCCGAGCTGATCCGCTTCGACCATGTCACCAAGCGGTTCGGGACCAACACCGTCCTGGATTCCCTGGACTTCACCGTCTCCTCGGGCAAGCACGTCACCCTCATCGGCCCGTCCGGCTCCGGCAAGACCACGATTCTGCGGCTGCTGATGACGCTGCTGAAGCCCGACGAGGGCACCATCAAGGTCGGCGGCGCCTATCTCACGCACGAGGAGAAGGGCGGCAAGCTCGTACCGGCCGGGGAGAAGCACATCCGCGAGGTGCGCAAGAACATCGGCATGGTGTTCCAGCAGTTCAACCTCTTCCCCAACATGAAGGTGCTGCGGAACATCACCGAGGCGCCGGTGCACGTCCTGGGGATGGAGAAGGACGCCGCCGAGGAGCGGGCCCGCGAACTCCTGGACCTGGTGGGCCTGACCGAGCACCTCGACAAGTACCCGACCCAGCTCTCCGGCGGCCAGCAGCAGCGGGTCGCCATCGCCCGCGCGCTGGCGATGCGCCCGCAGGTGCTGCTGCTGGACGAGGTGACCTCGGCGCTCGACCCCGAGCTGGTCGCCGGGGTGCTCGACGTCCTGCGGGACATCGCGCACACCACGGACATCACCATGCTCTGTGTCACCCATGAGATGAACTTCGCCCGGGACATCTCGGACGACGTCCTGATGTTCGACGCCGGGCGGGTCATCGAGTCCGGCTCCCCGGAGAAGATCTTCACGGAGCCGGAGCACGAGCGCACCCGGGAATTCCTGAGCGCCGTGCTCTGA